One Pleurocapsa sp. PCC 7327 DNA segment encodes these proteins:
- the dndC gene encoding DNA phosphorothioation system sulfurtransferase DndC, giving the protein MTATQPSLFPSRTVTELVEDIKKLTQEIQELYCQDAIPWIIGVSWGKDSTAVLQLVWNAIAALPIEKRHKSIHVITTDTLVENPIVVAWVRKSIRQLKTAAKKQQIPLEAHLLYPEVKDRYWVGLIGKGYPAPRLKFRWCTGRLKINSSNRFIRDVIRTCGETILILGTRKAESSRRAAVMEKLEAKRVRDRLSPNASLPNSLVYSPIEDWRTDEVWLYLMQWENPWGNSNKDLLAIYRGATADNECPLVVDTSTPSCGSSRFGCWVCTLVDSDKSLSAMIQNDEEKEWLQPLVDLRLELDIENDRDKRDFRRIYGKVELFERNVEGEISIEPIPGPYTKYWREHWLRRVLEAQVKVRQNAPEEFQDITLITPEELSEIRRIWLEEKHEFDDSLPRIYEEVTGEPFHDRRPGASTSLLGSDEWDVLEEICSDDAMHLELMARLLDTERQYYTKSRRVGIYETLEKCFESSSRSKKEAIENAHLKRNLKSAAGEGDINKVKQLTWANIKFSKKEK; this is encoded by the coding sequence ATGACGGCAACCCAACCATCTCTATTTCCGTCTCGGACTGTAACTGAGTTGGTAGAAGATATCAAGAAGCTGACTCAAGAAATCCAGGAGTTGTATTGTCAAGATGCTATTCCCTGGATTATAGGAGTGTCGTGGGGAAAGGATAGCACAGCAGTCTTACAACTTGTCTGGAATGCGATCGCCGCTTTACCAATAGAAAAGCGACATAAATCTATTCACGTTATAACCACGGATACTTTAGTAGAGAATCCGATTGTTGTTGCCTGGGTACGTAAATCAATACGGCAACTTAAAACAGCAGCAAAAAAACAACAAATACCACTAGAAGCTCATTTACTTTATCCAGAGGTTAAAGATAGATACTGGGTAGGTCTAATTGGAAAAGGTTATCCGGCACCACGCTTAAAATTTCGATGGTGTACTGGGAGACTAAAAATTAATTCGTCTAACCGATTTATCCGTGATGTTATACGTACCTGTGGCGAGACGATTCTTATATTAGGCACTCGAAAAGCTGAAAGTTCCAGACGTGCTGCCGTAATGGAAAAATTAGAAGCAAAGCGAGTACGCGATCGCTTAAGTCCTAATGCCAGTCTTCCCAATTCCCTGGTTTACAGTCCTATTGAAGACTGGCGTACTGATGAAGTTTGGTTGTACTTAATGCAATGGGAGAATCCTTGGGGCAATAGCAACAAAGATTTACTTGCCATATATAGAGGAGCAACAGCAGATAATGAATGTCCTTTAGTTGTAGATACTTCAACTCCGAGTTGCGGCAGTTCTCGATTTGGTTGCTGGGTTTGTACACTGGTTGATAGTGATAAATCTTTATCAGCAATGATCCAAAATGACGAGGAGAAAGAATGGTTACAACCGCTAGTAGATCTTCGTCTTGAACTAGATATAGAAAACGATCGCGATAAAAGAGACTTCCGTAGAATCTACGGTAAGGTAGAACTATTTGAACGGAATGTAGAAGGTGAAATATCTATCGAACCCATTCCCGGTCCTTATACAAAATACTGGCGGGAACATTGGTTAAGACGAGTCCTCGAAGCACAAGTTAAAGTCCGTCAAAATGCACCTGAAGAATTTCAAGACATTACCTTAATTACTCCAGAAGAATTGAGTGAAATTCGACGCATCTGGTTAGAAGAAAAACACGAATTTGATGACAGCTTACCTCGCATTTATGAAGAAGTGACAGGCGAACCTTTTCACGATCGAAGACCTGGAGCAAGTACTAGCTTATTAGGTAGCGATGAATGGGATGTATTAGAAGAAATTTGTAGCGACGATGCCATGCACTTAGAATTAATGGCAAGACTCCTCGACACCGAACGCCAATATTACACCAAATCTCGCCGGGTCGGAATTTATGAAACTCTAGAAAAATGTTTTGAAAGCAGTTCTCGTTCAAAAAAAGAAGCGATAGAAAATGCACATTTAAAACGGAATTTGAAATCTGCTGCGGGTGAGGGAGATATTAATAAGGTAAAGCAGCTTACCTGGGCAAATATTAAATTCTCGAAGAAAGAGAAATAA
- a CDS encoding mechanosensitive ion channel: MTYLTGFIAPKLILMPIILAQISGQNQQPLPLNAQISQILGQDVFTLIKAILILIVGWVVALIARGITRKLLNRTQIDNQIANWIGGRQQGESLPVEKWVGDLVFWLILLFAIVAFLNALQLEAVSQPLNSLLARITSFLPQLLGAVILLGIAWILATITKFVVVRILTGLRIDERLNQQISDETQQNQIALSETIANALYWFIFLLFLPSILSALNLEGTLVPIQSLLNEILAILPNVLAAILIGAVGWLIAQIVRRVVTNLLAAVGTDRVGERFGLSATAGRQPLSQILGTIVYVLILIPVAITALDALQIQAISAPATQMLNQVLNLLPRLFAAAVVLALAYVGGRYIAEIVTNILTSIGFNNVFQWLGLAALSPPPPEPGVEVVPPQRRTPSELVGIIVLVAIMAIATLTAVDILQIQVLQALVGGLLVIAGQVLVAVVVFAIGLYLANLAFNLIASGGTRQARFVAQTARISIVVLVSAMALQQMGIAPNIVNLAFGILVGGIAAAIALAFGLGGRELASEQLREWLNNFKQ; the protein is encoded by the coding sequence ATGACTTACCTAACAGGCTTCATAGCACCCAAACTAATACTAATGCCGATTATCCTGGCACAGATATCCGGACAGAATCAGCAACCATTACCATTGAACGCACAAATTTCTCAAATATTAGGGCAAGACGTTTTCACCCTAATTAAAGCGATTCTGATCTTAATCGTTGGTTGGGTGGTGGCTCTAATTGCTAGAGGAATCACTCGCAAACTTCTCAATCGAACCCAGATTGATAACCAAATTGCCAATTGGATAGGTGGAAGGCAGCAAGGAGAATCCCTGCCTGTAGAAAAATGGGTAGGCGATCTAGTGTTTTGGCTGATCCTTCTCTTTGCCATTGTTGCTTTTTTAAATGCCCTTCAGCTTGAGGCGGTTTCCCAACCTCTTAATTCTCTGCTAGCAAGGATTACTAGCTTTTTGCCGCAACTGTTAGGGGCAGTAATTTTGTTAGGCATTGCCTGGATACTGGCGACGATAACTAAATTCGTAGTCGTAAGAATCCTTACGGGATTGCGAATCGACGAGCGATTAAACCAGCAAATCAGCGATGAGACTCAACAAAACCAGATTGCCTTGAGCGAAACCATCGCTAACGCGCTTTATTGGTTTATCTTTTTGCTCTTTTTGCCATCTATTCTGAGCGCTCTTAACTTAGAGGGAACGCTAGTTCCGATACAGTCGCTGCTCAATGAAATTTTGGCAATTCTGCCCAATGTTTTAGCAGCTATCCTTATTGGTGCGGTAGGTTGGCTGATTGCTCAGATAGTGCGCCGGGTGGTGACAAATCTTTTAGCTGCTGTAGGCACAGATCGAGTTGGAGAGAGATTTGGACTATCGGCGACGGCTGGCCGCCAGCCTTTGTCTCAGATTCTAGGCACGATCGTCTATGTTTTGATTTTGATTCCCGTTGCTATTACTGCCTTAGATGCCCTTCAAATTCAAGCAATTTCCGCGCCAGCCACGCAAATGCTCAACCAGGTTCTGAACCTTTTGCCCAGGCTTTTTGCAGCCGCAGTGGTTTTAGCGCTTGCTTATGTTGGCGGACGGTATATCGCTGAGATAGTTACTAACATCCTCACTAGCATCGGCTTCAATAACGTTTTTCAATGGTTGGGTCTTGCCGCGCTTTCACCCCCTCCACCCGAACCTGGCGTAGAAGTTGTCCCTCCCCAAAGGCGCACGCCATCAGAATTGGTAGGAATTATTGTCTTGGTGGCAATTATGGCGATCGCTACCTTGACGGCGGTAGATATCCTACAAATACAAGTGCTACAAGCGTTAGTCGGCGGTTTGCTAGTGATTGCGGGTCAAGTTCTCGTTGCCGTGGTGGTATTTGCGATCGGCTTATATCTGGCAAATCTCGCTTTTAATTTGATTGCGAGCGGCGGAACTCGTCAGGCGAGGTTTGTCGCACAGACGGCTCGAATTAGTATTGTCGTCTTAGTTTCGGCAATGGCATTACAACAAATGGGAATTGCTCCCAATATTGTCAATTTAGCCTTTGGCATACTGGTTGGCGGTATTGCTGCTGCGATCGCGCTCGCCTTCGGTTTGGGAGGAAGAGAGTTAGCAAGCGAACAATTGCGAGAATGGTTGAATAATTTCAAGCAATAG
- the hemF gene encoding oxygen-dependent coproporphyrinogen oxidase: protein MNSHLANQLREQTPPAYPSAYSRQKAKQFVQDLQDEICQALQQLDGKARFQEDNWERAEGGGGRTRVIRDGRVFEQGGVNFSEVWGDSLPASILAQRPEAAGHNFYATGTSMVLHPRNPYVPTVHLNYRYFEAGPIWWFGGGVDLTPYYPFVEDVIHFHSTIKNACDAHHLEYYPAFKRWCDEYFYLKHRQEARGVGGIFFDYQDARGKLYCGPDPEGEAAIYSRQVGTIPRSWEELFAFVQSCGRAFLPAYLPIVERRQDTQYSDRERQFQLYRRGRYVEFNLVYDRGTVFGLQTNGRTESILMSLPPLARWEYNYQPQPGTPEAQLYEVFLKPQDWVNWSVEDWSI from the coding sequence ATGAACAGTCATTTAGCCAATCAACTTAGGGAACAAACCCCACCAGCATATCCTTCTGCCTATTCTCGTCAGAAAGCCAAGCAGTTCGTACAGGACTTACAAGACGAAATCTGCCAAGCGCTACAGCAACTCGACGGTAAAGCACGCTTTCAAGAAGATAACTGGGAACGAGCAGAAGGTGGGGGCGGACGTACCCGCGTTATTCGAGACGGTCGAGTATTTGAACAAGGCGGGGTAAACTTTTCTGAGGTTTGGGGAGATAGTCTTCCCGCTTCTATTCTCGCTCAGCGTCCAGAGGCGGCAGGACATAACTTCTATGCCACCGGAACTTCGATGGTTCTCCACCCCCGAAATCCCTACGTTCCCACCGTACATCTCAACTACCGCTACTTTGAGGCAGGACCGATTTGGTGGTTTGGGGGTGGCGTAGATTTAACGCCTTACTATCCCTTTGTCGAGGATGTCATTCACTTCCATTCTACGATTAAGAACGCTTGTGACGCTCACCACCTCGAATACTATCCCGCTTTTAAACGCTGGTGCGATGAATATTTTTACTTAAAACACCGCCAGGAAGCGCGAGGAGTTGGAGGTATCTTTTTTGATTATCAGGATGCTCGCGGGAAGCTCTATTGCGGACCCGACCCAGAGGGTGAGGCAGCTATTTATAGCCGTCAAGTTGGGACGATTCCTCGCAGTTGGGAGGAGCTATTTGCTTTCGTTCAAAGTTGCGGTCGCGCTTTTTTGCCAGCCTATCTGCCAATTGTAGAGCGGCGGCAAGACACCCAGTATAGCGATCGCGAGCGTCAGTTCCAACTTTACCGTCGGGGACGCTATGTAGAGTTTAATCTCGTTTACGATCGCGGCACGGTTTTTGGCTTGCAAACCAACGGACGAACGGAATCGATTTTGATGTCCCTGCCGCCGCTAGCGCGATGGGAATATAATTACCAACCCCAACCCGGAACGCCGGAAGCACAACTGTACGAAGTCTTTCTCAAACCCCAAGATTGGGTCAATTGGTCTGTTGAAGACTGGTCGATTTAA
- the acsF gene encoding magnesium-protoporphyrin IX monomethyl ester (oxidative) cyclase, with translation MVNTLSKPATEEPKSNPQALIQETILAPRFYTTDFEAAANFDLSLQETALKAMLDEMRTDYNRRHFVRDEAFEQTWDDLDEETRNSFIDYLERSCVSEFSGFLLFKELSRSLKQRNPLLAEIFHLMARDEARHAGFLNKAMGDFNRSLDLARLTKTRTYTFFPLEWVIYTVYLSEKIGYWRYIIIYRHLEKHPEHQFYPLFRYFESWCQDENRHGDIFKALLRSQPKLWNNWKARLWSRFFLLSVFATHSLTVQERAGFYHSLGLDATEFDEQVIRKTNETAARAFPAVLNVDHPEFFPRMQRCAKRNLKLKAISENNFPKVVKFLQKLPLLGGIFWDLFRLYLIKPIDAEALRGTVR, from the coding sequence ATGGTCAATACCTTATCAAAACCCGCCACAGAAGAACCCAAGTCCAATCCTCAAGCCCTTATTCAGGAAACAATTCTCGCGCCTCGGTTTTATACGACAGACTTTGAAGCCGCAGCCAACTTCGATCTTTCCCTTCAGGAAACCGCGCTCAAGGCGATGCTAGATGAGATGCGAACTGACTACAACCGCCGCCATTTCGTTCGCGATGAAGCATTTGAGCAAACTTGGGACGATCTTGACGAAGAAACGCGCAACTCTTTTATCGATTACCTGGAACGCTCCTGTGTCTCAGAATTTTCTGGTTTTCTGCTGTTCAAAGAGTTATCTCGCTCTCTCAAACAGCGCAATCCCCTGCTGGCAGAAATTTTTCACCTGATGGCGCGGGATGAGGCTCGTCATGCGGGATTCCTCAATAAGGCGATGGGTGACTTTAACCGCTCTTTAGACTTAGCACGACTGACCAAAACTCGTACCTATACGTTCTTTCCGCTGGAGTGGGTGATTTATACGGTTTACCTGTCCGAAAAAATTGGCTACTGGCGCTACATTATTATTTACCGTCACCTAGAAAAGCATCCAGAGCATCAGTTTTATCCATTATTTCGTTATTTTGAGAGTTGGTGTCAGGATGAAAATCGTCACGGAGATATTTTCAAGGCACTGCTGCGATCGCAACCCAAACTTTGGAACAATTGGAAAGCTAGACTCTGGAGCCGATTTTTCCTATTATCCGTCTTTGCCACCCACAGTCTAACCGTCCAAGAACGAGCAGGCTTCTATCATTCACTAGGACTCGACGCGACCGAGTTTGACGAGCAAGTGATTCGCAAAACCAATGAAACTGCGGCACGAGCATTCCCCGCTGTCTTAAATGTTGACCATCCTGAATTTTTCCCGCGCATGCAACGGTGTGCAAAGCGAAATCTTAAACTAAAAGCGATTAGCGAGAATAACTTCCCTAAGGTAGTTAAGTTTTTGCAAAAACTTCCTTTATTAGGAGGAATTTTCTGGGATTTGTTTCGTCTTTACCTGATTAAACCCATTGATGCTGAAGCTTTGCGGGGAACGGTGCGTTGA
- the tnpA gene encoding IS200/IS605 family transposase gives MRTVDNHYNHAVGLATVHLVWIPCRRRRVFASNEPLKLRCIEIFQSVANDKKWIIKALEVAPAYIHLLVEYDPHHSISQVVKAFKGRSSRILRQEFPELLRLPSLWTHSYMFDTTGKISTQKVLEYINDPHHG, from the coding sequence ATGAGAACTGTTGATAATCACTACAATCACGCTGTTGGATTAGCTACTGTTCATTTGGTTTGGATACCGTGTAGACGTAGAAGGGTTTTTGCTAGCAATGAACCCTTGAAGCTTCGATGTATTGAGATATTCCAGTCTGTTGCCAATGACAAGAAATGGATTATCAAGGCATTAGAAGTTGCTCCAGCTTACATCCATTTATTAGTTGAATACGATCCGCATCATTCAATCTCTCAAGTAGTTAAAGCTTTTAAGGGGAGATCGTCACGAATACTAAGACAAGAGTTTCCAGAATTGTTAAGATTGCCTAGCTTGTGGACGCACTCTTATATGTTTGATACGACTGGAAAAATTAGTACTCAGAAAGTTTTGGAATACATTAATGACCCCCATCATGGATGA
- a CDS encoding photosystem II reaction center protein K, with product MEAAMLLAKLPEAYQIFDPLVDVLPLIPLFFLLLAFVWQAAVGFR from the coding sequence ATGGAAGCTGCAATGCTGTTAGCAAAACTACCCGAAGCTTACCAAATTTTCGATCCTCTGGTAGATGTTCTGCCGCTCATTCCTCTGTTCTTTCTGTTACTTGCTTTTGTATGGCAAGCTGCTGTTGGATTCAGATAA
- a CDS encoding HEAT repeat domain-containing protein, whose protein sequence is MVIDEEVKSLIQAVDKADSAEGLLEAVKALVAVRHEAAIPTLIEVLGYNNPGAAVAAVEGLIDIGEAAVSHLLEKIDGYNYGARAWATRALAGIGDPRALDLLLDAASNDFSLSVRRAAAKGLGSIRWSNLPAEEVLPAQNKVLDTLLLVSQDVEWVVRYGAVVGLQSLSSATAKTLPHFEKQILARFEQMLEIEPELIVRVRVQLALQQIEEKTGRRGDGGKDNAGGKGEEGKGKDLYL, encoded by the coding sequence ATGGTAATTGACGAAGAAGTAAAATCCCTAATTCAAGCAGTCGATAAAGCCGATTCTGCTGAGGGATTATTAGAAGCTGTAAAAGCGTTGGTGGCAGTTCGTCACGAAGCAGCCATTCCCACGCTGATTGAAGTTCTCGGTTATAACAATCCGGGTGCAGCCGTTGCCGCAGTAGAGGGATTGATCGATATAGGAGAAGCTGCTGTCTCTCATCTGTTAGAAAAAATAGATGGCTACAATTATGGAGCCAGAGCTTGGGCAACTCGTGCTTTAGCTGGGATTGGCGACCCACGCGCTCTCGATCTCCTATTAGATGCAGCCAGTAATGATTTTTCCTTAAGCGTGCGTCGGGCAGCAGCAAAGGGACTCGGCAGTATTCGTTGGTCAAATTTACCAGCCGAGGAAGTTTTACCTGCCCAAAATAAGGTTCTCGATACTCTCTTGCTCGTTTCTCAGGATGTGGAATGGGTAGTGCGTTACGGAGCGGTTGTGGGATTGCAATCGCTTTCTAGTGCTACGGCTAAAACTCTGCCCCATTTTGAGAAACAAATTTTAGCTCGATTTGAACAGATGCTGGAAATAGAGCCAGAATTGATCGTTCGCGTCCGCGTGCAGTTAGCCTTACAGCAGATTGAGGAAAAGACTGGGAGACGGGGAGACGGGGGGAAAGACAATGCAGGGGGGAAAGGGGAAGAGGGAAAGGGAAAAGATCTATATCTATAA
- a CDS encoding heme oxygenase (biliverdin-producing) translates to MSSHLANKLREGTKQSHTMAENTAFMKCFLKGIVEKEPFRKLIANLYFVYSAIEEEFHRHRHHPVVGLLYFPELNRKENLEKDLAFYYGENWREQIAPSQVGQDYVARIRQVAKTEPVLLIAHAYVRYMGDLSGGQALKNIVRSAMNLPAGEGTAFYEFDRLPTVAAKRAFKEKYRDTLDSLPVDDTLAQKIVDEANYAFELNRDVVRELEPEVKAAIGDRIFELLTRQDKPGSTERSPGNTSVELVKAE, encoded by the coding sequence ATGAGTAGTCATTTAGCCAACAAGTTACGGGAAGGAACGAAACAGTCTCATACAATGGCGGAAAATACAGCCTTTATGAAATGTTTTCTCAAAGGCATTGTCGAAAAAGAACCCTTCCGCAAGCTCATCGCCAATTTGTATTTCGTCTACAGCGCCATAGAAGAAGAGTTCCATCGCCATCGCCATCATCCTGTCGTCGGTTTGCTTTATTTCCCCGAACTGAATCGCAAAGAAAATCTGGAGAAAGACTTGGCTTTTTACTACGGCGAAAACTGGCGAGAGCAAATTGCTCCCTCTCAAGTCGGTCAAGATTATGTTGCTCGCATTCGTCAGGTTGCTAAAACGGAACCCGTACTTCTCATCGCCCATGCCTATGTTAGGTATATGGGCGATCTTTCTGGTGGTCAGGCATTGAAAAATATTGTCCGTTCGGCGATGAATTTGCCAGCAGGCGAGGGAACGGCATTTTATGAATTCGATCGCCTGCCAACCGTCGCAGCAAAACGCGCTTTTAAGGAGAAATACCGCGATACTTTAGATTCCTTACCCGTTGATGATACTTTAGCTCAAAAGATTGTGGACGAGGCAAACTATGCCTTTGAACTGAATCGCGACGTGGTTCGCGAACTAGAACCGGAGGTGAAAGCTGCTATTGGCGATCGCATTTTCGAGCTACTCACCCGTCAAGACAAGCCAGGTAGTACGGAGCGTTCGCCGGGTAATACATCAGTTGAACTTGTTAAAGCCGAATAG
- a CDS encoding RNA-binding protein, translating into MSIFVGNLSYEVTQADLNSVFAEYGSVKRVHIPTDRETGRMRGFAFVEMETAAEETSAIEALDGAEWYGREMKVNQAKPRENNGDNGRSNSNYSKRY; encoded by the coding sequence ATGTCTATTTTTGTAGGTAACTTATCTTACGAGGTTACACAAGCAGATCTTAATTCCGTATTTGCGGAATATGGTTCTGTCAAACGAGTTCACATTCCCACCGACCGCGAAACGGGTCGCATGCGCGGCTTTGCTTTTGTAGAAATGGAAACGGCAGCTGAAGAAACATCTGCCATTGAAGCCCTCGATGGGGCTGAGTGGTACGGTCGCGAGATGAAAGTCAATCAAGCGAAACCTCGCGAAAACAATGGCGACAACGGTCGTAGCAATAGCAACTACTCGAAGCGATACTAA
- the hemN gene encoding oxygen-independent coproporphyrinogen III oxidase — MKLLSQVVEFEPNLLRKYDRPLPRYTSYPPATELKEAFEEIDFRAAIAVGNRKKTPLSLYCHIPFCETACYFCGCNTVITQRKQIAELYLNYISRHIQQMATLVDRDRQVCQLHWGGGTPNYLSLKQIEALWTTLNQYFQFAPNAEVSIEVNPRFLDKDYILFLRNLGFNRISFGIQDFNPRVQQAVNRIQPEAMLFGAMDWIRSAGFESVNVDLIYGLPYQTLETFKDTVRKTIDLDPDRIAVFNFAYVPWMKPIQRRIPQEALPQSAEKLNILKMTIEELTGNGYVFIGMDHFAKPNDELAIAQRNGQLHRNFQGYTTQPESDLLGFGMTSISMLQDVYVQNHKRLKRYDRAIDAQELPIERGVTLSRDDIIRRTAIMELMCQFQLSPDDIEDKYHLGFDLDWKEYFLKERYNLRLLEADGLLELRGDLIRVTPAGRLLIRNIASVFDIYLRTQQSDRFSQAV, encoded by the coding sequence ATGAAACTGCTATCCCAAGTCGTCGAATTCGAGCCAAATTTACTGAGAAAATACGATCGCCCCTTGCCGCGATATACTAGCTACCCACCCGCAACGGAACTGAAAGAAGCCTTTGAAGAAATTGATTTTAGAGCGGCGATCGCTGTGGGGAATCGCAAAAAGACACCTCTATCGCTTTACTGTCATATTCCCTTTTGCGAGACCGCCTGCTATTTCTGTGGTTGCAATACGGTTATTACCCAACGCAAGCAGATAGCGGAGCTTTATCTCAATTACATCAGTCGCCATATTCAACAAATGGCCACTCTCGTGGATCGCGATCGCCAAGTTTGCCAACTTCATTGGGGTGGCGGTACGCCCAATTACCTTTCCTTGAAACAGATTGAAGCCCTTTGGACGACATTGAATCAATATTTTCAATTCGCTCCCAACGCCGAAGTTTCCATCGAGGTTAATCCTCGTTTTTTAGACAAAGACTATATCCTCTTTTTAAGAAACTTAGGATTTAACCGCATTAGTTTCGGGATTCAAGACTTTAATCCCAGAGTGCAACAAGCCGTCAACCGCATTCAACCAGAAGCAATGTTGTTTGGGGCAATGGATTGGATTCGTTCAGCAGGATTTGAGAGTGTCAACGTCGATTTAATCTATGGGTTACCCTATCAAACCTTAGAGACATTTAAGGACACGGTTCGTAAGACGATTGACCTCGATCCCGATCGCATTGCCGTCTTTAATTTTGCTTACGTGCCTTGGATGAAACCCATTCAACGGCGCATTCCTCAAGAAGCTTTGCCACAGTCTGCCGAAAAGCTGAATATTCTCAAAATGACCATTGAGGAATTGACTGGGAATGGTTACGTATTCATTGGCATGGATCATTTTGCCAAACCCAATGACGAACTAGCGATCGCCCAGCGAAACGGGCAATTGCATCGCAACTTTCAAGGATACACCACCCAGCCAGAATCCGATTTACTTGGTTTTGGCATGACTTCCATTAGTATGTTGCAAGATGTTTACGTGCAAAACCATAAACGGTTAAAGCGATACGATCGAGCGATCGACGCACAAGAATTACCAATCGAAAGGGGAGTCACTCTCAGTCGAGACGACATCATTCGTCGAACCGCGATTATGGAGTTAATGTGTCAATTTCAGCTTTCACCAGATGATATTGAAGACAAATATCATCTCGGCTTTGACCTCGACTGGAAAGAGTATTTCTTGAAAGAACGGTATAATTTACGCTTGCTAGAGGCAGACGGGTTGCTCGAACTCAGAGGCGATCTCATTCGAGTGACTCCGGCGGGACGGTTGCTGATTAGAAACATTGCATCCGTGTTCGATATCTATCTTAGGACTCAGCAAAGCGATCGGTTTTCCCAAGCCGTATAA
- a CDS encoding pentapeptide repeat-containing protein gives MSRDSGINSNYTDSSASGMGGAKSGALVVGIIGTGALLDLACLRTTYLQNAKLRYLLITGKGQNKNFNRQGLQGINLQEFELTGASFVDADLSQVNLQETKLFEAKLVRTNLDQANLSNARLTGAYIENWGITRKTRFDGVRCEYVISPFSLKT, from the coding sequence ATGAGTAGGGATAGTGGCATTAACAGTAACTATACTGATAGCAGTGCTAGCGGTATGGGGGGAGCGAAGTCCGGGGCATTAGTAGTAGGAATTATTGGAACGGGTGCGCTACTCGATCTTGCTTGCCTTAGAACAACTTATCTTCAAAACGCAAAATTAAGGTACTTATTAATTACTGGTAAAGGACAGAATAAAAACTTCAATCGCCAAGGTTTGCAAGGTATTAATCTACAGGAATTTGAGCTAACAGGCGCTAGTTTTGTAGATGCAGATCTTAGCCAAGTTAACTTGCAGGAAACCAAATTATTTGAAGCAAAGCTAGTACGAACAAATCTAGACCAAGCTAACTTAAGTAATGCTCGTCTTACCGGAGCGTATATTGAAAACTGGGGAATTACGAGGAAAACTAGATTTGATGGAGTTCGATGCGAATACGTTATTAGCCCATTCAGCCTGAAAACCTGA
- a CDS encoding Uma2 family endonuclease gives MNIRTLYIPKTLKITQEQFEQLARENRDRHLEKSATGELIIMPPMRGNTGRRNIEIEGQLWFWNRQTKLGVAFNCSTAFHLPNGADLSPDAAWISQQKWDTLTPEQQDTFPPLCPDFAIELRSKTDNMEPLRQKMQEYLDNGLRLGWLIDTKNRKVKVSRQDRPVEVLENPISLSGEDVLPGFSLDLQGGWS, from the coding sequence ATGAACATACGTACTCTCTACATACCAAAAACTCTAAAAATTACTCAAGAACAATTTGAACAACTCGCCAGAGAAAATCGAGACAGACATCTCGAAAAGTCGGCGACTGGAGAACTCATTATTATGCCACCGATGAGAGGGAATACAGGCAGACGGAATATAGAAATTGAAGGACAACTTTGGTTTTGGAATCGACAAACAAAATTAGGCGTTGCTTTTAATTGTTCGACAGCTTTTCATCTGCCAAATGGTGCTGACCTTTCTCCTGATGCTGCTTGGATTAGTCAACAGAAGTGGGATACACTGACTCCCGAACAACAAGATACTTTTCCTCCTCTGTGTCCCGACTTTGCTATAGAGTTGCGATCTAAAACAGATAATATGGAACCTTTGCGTCAAAAAATGCAGGAGTATCTAGATAATGGATTGCGTTTGGGATGGTTAATCGATACGAAGAATAGAAAGGTGAAAGTTTCTCGTCAAGATCGACCTGTAGAAGTGTTGGAGAATCCAATAAGTTTATCGGGAGAGGATGTGCTTCCTGGTTTCAGTTTGGATTTGCAAGGGGGGTGGAGTTGA